The nucleotide window GGAGCATCATCGATTTTGTTTTTTCAAATGCATATGCCCAAACTAATCCGGAAAAGGACGTCATCAGAAATACAACAAGCATCAAAACAATATTTCCTAATACTCCAAAAGTAAACCAGTGGTAGATCCCAAAAGCTATTGCGGATAATAAAATCCCTGTCCTCGCTCCCCATTTCCGAATAGCGCTATAGAGAAGTGCTCCTCTAAAAATCAACTCTTCAAAGACGACAGACTTAACATTCCACCATAAGAAGTTTAGTGTGCCAATGACAGATAAA belongs to Mesobacillus subterraneus and includes:
- a CDS encoding CPBP family intramembrane glutamic endopeptidase — translated: MSQFALGFIFTATLCTLSQLLDSALTNTDWKLNENLSVIGTLNFLWWNVKSVVFEELIFRGALLYSAIRKWGARTGILLSAIAFGIYHWFTFGVLGNIVLMLVVFLMTSFSGLVWAYAFEKTKSMMLPIGLHLGWNFVFNSVFFKRPFRKSNSDPSSGPGKSPHRCAILFLYTFCCLI